A part of Actinobaculum sp. 313 genomic DNA contains:
- a CDS encoding TetR/AcrR family transcriptional regulator, protein MSSRADSRAATRRKVVGEARVLFEQKGYARTTVRDIAAGAGVSVGTVMSVGDKDELLVEAFEDRIREFHEERAAGAEDTQEGSGSLSGQVGQIGLGSGSASAVDRNAALEKLLATVGPFIDLFAEHQEMARAYGAVLLVGRHASQIFGELQELLIGEFEAVFARLLQCPPAQAEQLAVGAYLAYVGALFEWAATPGMDRAALRARLREGWQGFMGVMPGGASRDSVAARSLARDRTGGGAAGRCGSVAPTAHVHATLP, encoded by the coding sequence ATGTCGAGTCGTGCTGATTCACGTGCCGCAACCAGAAGAAAGGTTGTTGGTGAGGCGCGCGTTTTGTTTGAACAGAAGGGGTACGCCCGGACCACAGTTCGTGATATTGCCGCAGGTGCTGGTGTCAGCGTGGGGACTGTGATGTCGGTCGGCGATAAGGATGAGTTGCTCGTTGAGGCCTTCGAAGACCGCATCAGAGAGTTTCATGAAGAGCGGGCGGCAGGTGCGGAGGATACGCAAGAGGGCAGCGGTTCTCTGTCCGGGCAGGTTGGGCAGATTGGGCTGGGGAGCGGGTCTGCGTCCGCCGTCGATAGGAATGCTGCACTCGAAAAGCTACTAGCCACCGTCGGCCCCTTCATCGATCTCTTTGCCGAACACCAAGAAATGGCCCGGGCGTATGGGGCTGTCCTCCTCGTGGGGCGGCATGCGTCGCAGATCTTCGGAGAGTTACAGGAACTGCTCATCGGTGAGTTCGAGGCCGTATTTGCACGCTTGTTGCAGTGCCCGCCGGCGCAAGCCGAGCAGCTTGCGGTAGGTGCGTATCTCGCATACGTTGGCGCGCTGTTCGAATGGGCGGCGACGCCGGGTATGGACCGTGCTGCATTGCGTGCCAGACTTCGGGAGGGTTGGCAGGGCTTTATGGGCGTAATGCCGGGAGGTGCGAGTCGTGATTCTGTTGCCGCACGTTCCTTGGCTCGTGATCGTACTGGCGGTGGTGCTGCTGGGCGATGCGGTTCTGTCGCTCCGACCGCCCACGTTCATGCAACGCTGCCTTGA
- a CDS encoding DoxX family protein, with product MLLGDAVLSLRPPTFMQRCLDGVGFPRQWWWVLVVVKVTAAIGLIVGLWVPGVAAAANVGALAYFGCAAAAHIRARFTGKEFWVNCMGMLLLALIVLVVGLV from the coding sequence GTGCTGCTGGGCGATGCGGTTCTGTCGCTCCGACCGCCCACGTTCATGCAACGCTGCCTTGATGGTGTTGGCTTTCCCCGCCAATGGTGGTGGGTGTTGGTTGTCGTGAAGGTGACGGCGGCTATCGGACTCATCGTCGGGCTTTGGGTGCCGGGCGTGGCTGCCGCCGCGAATGTTGGGGCGCTTGCCTATTTCGGCTGTGCCGCAGCGGCCCACATCCGCGCTCGGTTTACGGGCAAAGAATTCTGGGTGAACTGCATGGGCATGTTATTGCTTGCGCTTATCGTCCTAGTAGTAGGCCTGGTGTGA
- a CDS encoding isochorismatase family protein, translating to MTTPRRALVVDVQREYFDGPLQIQYPPVDAALDAIIATITTARESGLPVALIQHENPAGSAAFAAGSRGQQLHPRVAALGKFSAPSESRDLPIFTKNRASIFSSPEFVEWLAHWNVDAVTLVGFMTNNCLLASAAAGETAGIAIEVLRDASGAISLANDVGAVPAQRLHEDLMVLLHSNWAAVSDTHRWARAVTESLPLTKSNLIASASSNQPDGGRRR from the coding sequence ATGACCACGCCCCGGCGAGCACTCGTCGTCGACGTCCAGCGCGAATACTTCGACGGCCCACTCCAGATTCAATATCCACCGGTGGATGCTGCGCTCGACGCGATCATCGCAACAATCACAACCGCCCGGGAGTCCGGCCTCCCCGTTGCACTAATCCAACACGAGAACCCTGCTGGGTCCGCAGCATTCGCGGCAGGTTCGCGCGGGCAGCAGCTTCATCCGCGCGTGGCAGCGCTGGGCAAGTTCTCGGCGCCATCAGAGAGTCGAGACCTTCCCATTTTCACGAAGAACAGGGCGAGCATCTTCAGTTCACCCGAGTTCGTTGAATGGCTTGCGCACTGGAACGTGGACGCGGTGACGCTAGTCGGATTCATGACGAACAACTGCCTGCTGGCGAGCGCCGCCGCGGGAGAAACGGCGGGCATCGCAATCGAGGTCTTGCGTGACGCCAGCGGTGCGATCAGTCTGGCGAACGACGTCGGCGCGGTGCCGGCTCAGCGGCTGCACGAGGATCTTATGGTCCTTCTCCACTCCAACTGGGCCGCTGTATCCGACACACACAGGTGGGCACGTGCCGTTACGGAGTCACTTCCGCTGACGAAAAGCAATCTCATCGCATCGGCGAGCTCCAATCAGCCAGACGGTGGTAGGCGCCGTTGA
- a CDS encoding helix-turn-helix domain-containing protein, with protein sequence MRIAVHAFEGMSLFHLASTLLVFGEVTRLGLAQDWTCRIWTADGAPVRAAEGGVFDEVRGPEWAARADLVVLPSWPGDLPEPGEDLRHVVLSAHRRGGTIAGLCLGAFPLAATGLLDGRSATTHWLHAESLTSRYPKVQVMANALYVDHGDVLTSAGTAAALDACLHIVRKKIGVEAASSIARRAVIAPHRDGDQAQYVDRPVPAYKPEGVGATVEWALTNLDQLLSVRDLAAHAHMSVRNFSRRFAEATGTTPARWVLLQRLDEARRLLETTPWSMERIARTCGFASAVTFRQNRHPVLDHADGVPRAICRVGMVGAGSGCGR encoded by the coding sequence ATGCGTATTGCGGTCCATGCGTTTGAGGGAATGTCGCTGTTCCACCTTGCATCCACGCTACTGGTTTTTGGCGAGGTGACCCGCCTGGGCCTGGCACAGGATTGGACGTGCAGAATATGGACTGCTGACGGCGCCCCGGTACGCGCGGCGGAGGGTGGCGTGTTCGACGAGGTGCGGGGCCCGGAGTGGGCTGCGCGAGCCGACCTGGTAGTCCTTCCCTCGTGGCCGGGAGACTTGCCGGAGCCCGGGGAGGACTTGCGGCATGTTGTTCTAAGCGCGCATCGGCGCGGTGGAACGATTGCGGGACTGTGTCTGGGTGCTTTTCCGCTGGCGGCAACCGGGTTGTTGGACGGGCGCAGTGCTACAACGCATTGGCTACATGCGGAGAGCTTGACGAGTCGCTACCCGAAGGTTCAGGTTATGGCGAATGCGCTGTATGTGGATCATGGAGACGTGCTGACTTCGGCCGGTACCGCCGCCGCTCTGGATGCATGCCTACATATCGTGCGGAAAAAGATCGGTGTAGAGGCCGCGAGTTCCATTGCGCGGCGGGCAGTCATAGCCCCGCATCGAGATGGTGACCAAGCGCAGTACGTGGATCGTCCCGTGCCCGCGTATAAGCCCGAAGGGGTTGGTGCGACTGTGGAGTGGGCCTTGACCAATCTGGACCAGCTGCTGAGCGTACGCGATCTTGCCGCGCATGCTCATATGAGCGTCCGGAATTTCTCACGGCGCTTTGCTGAGGCTACGGGTACAACGCCGGCGCGCTGGGTCTTGCTGCAGAGGTTGGACGAGGCACGCAGGCTGCTGGAAACAACGCCGTGGAGCATGGAGAGAATAGCCCGCACCTGTGGCTTCGCTAGTGCGGTGACCTTCCGGCAGAACCGTCACCCAGTACTCGATCACGCCGACGGCGTACCGCGCGCGATTTGCCGGGTAGGGATGGTTGGAGCGGGTTCTGGTTGTGGGCGGTAG
- a CDS encoding AAA family ATPase, translated as MRELSIFADESGSATQPLLIILGGLPATGKTTVAHELIHDGGFAYLRIDTIEQALRDSGEMGERGVEGAGYAVGYAVARDLLRSGNNVLAECVNPIELTREAWRAVARSTRAELLEVELYCADPELHQARAEHRTSDIPGLELPDWHAITTREYDQWHGVDLRIDTARIGPPHAAALIRARAADKERLVKEAREPRDGGGV; from the coding sequence GTGCGTGAGCTTTCCATATTCGCTGACGAAAGTGGTAGTGCCACACAACCCCTGCTCATTATCCTCGGTGGCCTTCCCGCCACTGGGAAAACAACGGTTGCGCACGAGCTTATTCACGACGGCGGCTTCGCTTATCTACGCATCGACACGATCGAGCAAGCTCTGCGCGACAGCGGTGAGATGGGAGAACGCGGCGTCGAGGGAGCGGGTTATGCCGTCGGGTACGCCGTCGCACGCGATCTACTGCGAAGCGGCAACAATGTTCTCGCCGAATGCGTCAACCCGATCGAACTCACCCGGGAGGCGTGGCGCGCAGTTGCCCGCTCCACCCGTGCGGAGCTCCTCGAAGTCGAGTTGTACTGCGCCGACCCCGAACTCCACCAAGCTCGCGCCGAACATCGAACCAGCGATATTCCCGGCCTCGAACTGCCCGACTGGCACGCCATCACGACCCGCGAATACGACCAATGGCACGGGGTCGATTTGCGCATAGACACTGCGCGAATTGGCCCGCCTCACGCCGCAGCCCTGATCCGCGCGCGTGCAGCCGATAAGGAACGCCTAGTCAAGGAAGCGCGGGAACCACGGGATGGAGGTGGGGTCTAG
- a CDS encoding YgjV family protein, whose product MDTRTVLEIIGWIGSGLVVISLVVANQYTFRWMNFSGSFIATTYNAILGVWPAVGMNAAIVLIDVYWLLRLRRQEAEKQAAVETTQEVDAGRVDAPGIEPAVQ is encoded by the coding sequence GTGGACACGCGCACAGTTCTTGAGATTATCGGATGGATCGGGTCTGGCCTGGTCGTTATCTCGCTGGTTGTTGCCAACCAATACACCTTCCGCTGGATGAATTTCAGTGGTTCGTTTATCGCCACGACGTACAACGCCATCCTCGGCGTTTGGCCCGCGGTTGGGATGAATGCGGCGATCGTGCTGATCGACGTGTACTGGCTGCTTCGCTTGCGTCGGCAAGAGGCGGAGAAGCAGGCGGCGGTTGAGACAACGCAGGAAGTCGACGCCGGTCGCGTTGATGCACCCGGTATCGAGCCTGCAGTGCAGTGA
- a CDS encoding ABC transporter permease: MTGAFFFRYRRVLAQSRTDAAAMFIRPLLSGILLVFFAMYLGSGGHSTGSAAGSAAGTVSTLSTASTLTTFMIVSSMIANVISNSIIGAAYEARQDLSEERLALIRLAPGGIRLYSLLQATSQFAVACCQSLVVGAVLWPLAGGRLAVTPAAAACGLVLFVFVIAAATLGARFAATRGTYVAISFAIGIVLSFSGVFYPVDALPSWAQVISKFSPLTPVISGLREGLEGMGTAGISGAGLSGLTALIYPLVVAGGLFVTAMAPRWKHL, from the coding sequence ATGACTGGCGCATTCTTCTTCCGGTATCGACGAGTTCTCGCGCAGAGCCGGACTGATGCGGCGGCTATGTTCATCCGGCCGCTTCTCAGCGGGATCCTGCTGGTGTTTTTTGCGATGTATCTTGGATCCGGCGGACACTCAACTGGCAGTGCGGCTGGCAGTGCGGCTGGCACGGTGAGCACATTGAGCACGGCTTCAACGCTGACCACATTCATGATTGTCTCCTCGATGATTGCGAACGTCATCTCGAACAGCATCATCGGAGCTGCGTACGAGGCGCGCCAAGATCTGAGTGAGGAACGTCTGGCTCTGATCCGCTTGGCTCCGGGAGGCATTCGCTTATATTCCTTACTGCAGGCGACGTCGCAATTTGCGGTGGCATGCTGCCAGAGCCTCGTGGTTGGCGCGGTGCTCTGGCCACTGGCAGGCGGTCGGTTAGCGGTCACACCCGCCGCTGCGGCGTGCGGGCTTGTGCTGTTTGTATTTGTGATCGCTGCCGCGACGCTCGGTGCCCGCTTCGCGGCCACACGCGGAACATATGTGGCGATTTCCTTCGCAATCGGTATCGTTCTGTCATTTTCCGGCGTGTTCTATCCAGTTGACGCCTTGCCTAGCTGGGCGCAGGTCATCTCCAAGTTCAGTCCGTTAACACCGGTTATCTCTGGGCTACGCGAAGGACTGGAGGGGATGGGAACCGCCGGGATAAGCGGGGCGGGACTAAGCGGCTTAACCGCTCTCATCTACCCGCTTGTGGTTGCGGGCGGGCTGTTTGTGACGGCCATGGCCCCGCGTTGGAAGCACCTATAG
- a CDS encoding ABC transporter ATP-binding protein yields the protein MHTPTPPTAAGRPIAAGERLIAVEMRSVSKSFGDRVALRVDDLQLQSGGSTALIGPNGAGKSTFVKLVAGLLRPSEADVLNVLGRDLAASTPRSLAERRIGLVTNSSQLYGILTVRENITYMMRLARVPKRERAENLAAALEACALTERADDRVMTLSTGLKQRANIARALAARPELLLLDEPTSGLDPAAAQKVYDTLIDLQTTGITFIICTHLMQEADDLCDRVLFLNTGRILVDGPPDEVRKSAGDIVYTIPANDDANLTAKRDLLRAAGIERLATRRVNGRPTLHVYCLADSAAIDALGMPFEKRPVTLSDAFILLAEEDA from the coding sequence ATGCACACACCTACCCCTCCCACCGCGGCAGGGCGGCCCATTGCCGCTGGCGAGCGATTAATCGCCGTTGAGATGCGCTCCGTTTCCAAGAGTTTCGGGGACCGCGTCGCCTTACGCGTGGACGACCTCCAATTGCAGTCCGGGGGCTCCACCGCGCTCATTGGGCCGAATGGCGCCGGAAAGTCCACCTTCGTCAAACTGGTCGCCGGTCTTCTTCGCCCAAGTGAGGCCGACGTCTTGAATGTCCTCGGCCGCGACCTCGCCGCTTCAACCCCACGTTCACTTGCAGAACGCCGGATCGGATTGGTGACCAACTCATCCCAGCTCTATGGCATATTGACCGTGCGTGAGAACATCACCTACATGATGCGGCTGGCCCGCGTGCCCAAGCGCGAACGAGCCGAAAACCTCGCTGCGGCGCTTGAAGCCTGCGCTCTGACGGAGCGCGCGGACGACCGCGTGATGACGCTATCAACCGGTCTAAAACAGCGAGCAAATATTGCTCGGGCACTCGCAGCTCGCCCAGAGCTCCTACTGCTAGACGAGCCCACGAGCGGCCTGGACCCAGCTGCGGCGCAAAAGGTATACGACACCCTGATTGACCTTCAGACAACCGGCATCACTTTCATCATTTGCACGCATCTTATGCAAGAAGCCGATGACCTGTGCGACCGCGTGCTTTTTCTCAATACCGGTCGCATCCTCGTGGATGGTCCACCCGACGAAGTTCGAAAAAGCGCCGGCGATATCGTCTACACCATCCCCGCCAACGACGACGCCAACCTCACGGCCAAGAGGGACCTTCTCCGAGCTGCCGGTATCGAGCGACTCGCGACGCGACGCGTCAACGGGAGGCCAACACTCCACGTGTACTGCTTAGCAGATTCAGCTGCTATTGATGCTTTGGGGATGCCGTTTGAGAAGCGTCCCGTCACACTATCCGACGCGTTCATCCTGCTGGCCGAGGAGGACGCGTGA
- a CDS encoding MerR family transcriptional regulator has product MRVAEIARLTGTTVRTVRYYHQLGLLPVPEERGGWRDYDLSHMARLSRIRWFVQAGVPLKSIAQILDQNAGTSVQDRSTGTSVQNRNAGASVEDQNAGASVEDQNAGTSVQDQSTGTSVQNRSAVTSARESSDSTPDSAGSTVLADLTGALDAVEEHLAEVLRQRDMLVSLLERAREGMTLSPMPPRMVAFFDRLEAAAPDEWTRAAIRRERDAVDVACYRGQMPAEAELLFPEADDAEDASVLAAYGQNTAEFTDDEATAHAAANIARFERVLGPERCRTLARGVDRTAIRTLFRLWATMDAADARIVAAMERLLDEAIERWRNQ; this is encoded by the coding sequence ATGCGTGTCGCTGAAATCGCCCGACTTACCGGCACGACCGTGCGAACGGTCCGCTACTACCATCAACTCGGGCTGCTGCCGGTGCCGGAAGAACGTGGCGGCTGGCGCGACTACGACCTCTCACACATGGCGCGGCTCTCTCGTATCCGTTGGTTTGTGCAGGCCGGAGTACCTTTGAAATCCATTGCGCAGATTCTGGACCAAAACGCGGGCACGTCCGTTCAGGACCGGAGCACGGGCACTTCCGTTCAGAATCGGAACGCGGGCGCTTCCGTTGAGGACCAAAACGCGGGCGCTTCCGTTGAGGACCAAAACGCGGGCACGTCCGTTCAGGACCAGAGCACGGGCACTTCGGTCCAGAATAGAAGCGCAGTTACCTCCGCGCGGGAGTCATCAGATTCGACGCCGGACTCTGCGGGCTCCACCGTGCTCGCCGATCTAACCGGAGCGCTCGACGCCGTCGAAGAGCACCTCGCCGAGGTGCTACGCCAACGGGACATGCTGGTATCTCTGCTGGAGCGTGCCCGGGAGGGGATGACTCTTTCTCCCATGCCGCCGCGTATGGTGGCGTTCTTCGATCGATTGGAAGCCGCCGCCCCAGACGAGTGGACGCGCGCAGCCATTCGGCGGGAACGGGACGCCGTGGATGTCGCCTGTTACCGTGGGCAAATGCCAGCTGAAGCGGAACTCCTATTTCCGGAGGCCGATGACGCGGAAGACGCGTCGGTTCTTGCAGCTTACGGGCAGAACACCGCCGAATTCACCGACGACGAGGCAACCGCGCACGCGGCGGCGAATATTGCCCGTTTTGAACGAGTGCTCGGGCCGGAGCGCTGCCGGACACTGGCGCGCGGTGTTGATAGGACGGCGATTCGCACCTTGTTTCGGCTGTGGGCGACCATGGACGCTGCTGACGCGCGCATAGTCGCTGCCATGGAACGTTTGCTTGACGAGGCTATCGAACGGTGGCGGAATCAATAG
- a CDS encoding ABC transporter ATP-binding protein has translation MTNKSSDGAQTDGTVRSALRADDGVPILRSRGSGSKGVGRAAGTTPTAAAGAAKERKQTVSTNSSAAAYSSAARTSAAAVGTIRAAGSATAIDTEYAIEVTGLVKTFGSLHAVDGLDLKVPCGQIHGFLGPNGAGKSTTIRVLSGMYHRDSGVVRVQGCDPARDAVTITRNTAYVPGDVALWPSLTGAQTLDAFAALRGKRDRSREIELIDAFSLDPNKPVRSYSKGNRQKVALIAALAAPCELLVLDEPSSGLDPLQEEVFMAAVRDAAAQGRTVLLSSHLLSEVDQVCDAVTIIKDGKTVEAGTLASLRHLRNSTISCRLPEGAVPPLPDGVSQLAGLGRDVGALQCRAETSGGMPTRDSAPGSPQAVLRYSVPSESVSEALTALIQAGAYDISCTPASLEELFLRHYHVSAR, from the coding sequence ATGACAAACAAATCTTCCGATGGTGCCCAGACGGACGGGACTGTGCGGAGCGCTTTGCGTGCAGACGACGGGGTGCCGATACTGCGATCAAGAGGCAGTGGTTCGAAAGGAGTAGGACGTGCCGCCGGAACTACTCCCACCGCCGCCGCAGGCGCTGCGAAGGAGAGGAAGCAAACCGTTTCGACCAATTCCTCCGCCGCCGCTTACTCATCCGCAGCTCGCACCTCCGCCGCCGCCGTCGGCACTATTCGCGCCGCAGGCTCCGCCACTGCGATCGATACCGAATACGCCATCGAAGTCACCGGTCTCGTAAAAACCTTCGGCAGCCTGCACGCTGTCGATGGCCTTGACCTGAAGGTTCCGTGCGGTCAGATACACGGGTTCCTCGGCCCCAACGGTGCCGGGAAGTCCACCACCATCCGCGTGCTATCGGGGATGTACCATCGCGATTCCGGCGTGGTCCGAGTACAGGGCTGCGACCCGGCCCGCGATGCCGTAACCATTACGCGCAACACTGCGTATGTGCCCGGCGACGTCGCACTCTGGCCCAGTCTCACCGGAGCGCAGACTCTCGACGCATTCGCTGCTCTGCGCGGCAAACGCGACCGGAGCCGCGAGATAGAACTCATCGACGCCTTCAGCCTCGACCCCAACAAACCCGTGCGAAGCTACTCGAAAGGAAATCGGCAGAAAGTCGCCCTTATAGCGGCACTGGCCGCCCCGTGCGAGCTGCTCGTACTCGACGAACCCTCCAGCGGCCTCGACCCATTGCAAGAGGAGGTGTTCATGGCGGCGGTACGCGACGCCGCAGCGCAGGGGAGGACGGTGCTGCTTTCCAGCCATCTGCTCTCCGAAGTCGATCAGGTATGTGATGCGGTGACGATTATCAAAGACGGGAAGACCGTGGAGGCGGGCACCTTGGCATCGCTTCGGCATTTGCGTAATTCGACCATTTCATGCCGCCTTCCAGAAGGCGCGGTGCCTCCACTGCCCGACGGCGTCAGTCAGCTCGCAGGGCTCGGCCGGGACGTCGGGGCGCTCCAGTGCAGAGCGGAAACCAGCGGCGGCATGCCGACTCGGGATAGCGCGCCGGGCTCTCCGCAGGCTGTGCTCCGGTACTCGGTTCCAAGTGAATCGGTTTCGGAGGCGCTGACCGCGCTCATTCAAGCGGGCGCTTATGACATTTCCTGTACGCCAGCATCCTTGGAAGAGCTGTTCCTGCGGCATTACCACGTGAGCGCGCGATGA